The genome window GACCTGGCTCGGGTAGATGCTGCGATAGCCGACGATAAGAAAGCTGACCATGCAGGCAACGGCAGCGTGGGGAGCGATCCCCGCACCAAACAGTTCCATGGCCATGACAGACGCCGCAATCGGCGTATTTGCCGCTCCTGCTAGCAACGCCACCATACCTATGGCGGAGAATGTCGCAACCAACGGCTCGTGGAAAAGGCTTGCAAAAAGGTTTCCCGCAGCGGACCCAATGAAGAAAATGGGGGTAACGACCCCGCCGCTGCCACCACAGCCAAGGGTAATCGCTGTGGCAATAGCCTTCATCAGCGAGGCTCCGGCCGGCAATACCGTGCCGTTCAGGCTGGCCTCGATGGAGTCGATACCAAGTCCCAGATAACGAACCGAAACCATCTTGCCGATGACCACCAGCAGCCCACCGCCGAACAGCGCCTTTACGGAAGAGTGCCAGGGAAGCCGTGAAAACAGCCGGTGACTCAGCTGCATAAGCTCGATGAAAACCAGCGCGATCAGCCCGCACCAAATGCCGAGCATGAGCATCTCCGCAAAGCTCCAGCTGGTCAGATCGGGGACAATCTTTGCAGAGAGGTGGGGATAATCGACGCCGAGCTGCGATGCCACGTGGAAACCGATGATACCTGCGACGAACGAAGGGAAGAGTACGTCATACATCACCTGTCCCAGCACAAGCACTTCGACACCAAACAGGGCGCCGGCTATCGGCGTACCGAAAACCGTGGCAAAACCGGCACTGATGCCGCAAATGACCAGCTTGCGTCGATCGACGTCTTCAAGACGGAGCAATCCGCCGAATGCCGAGGCGAGACCGGCCCCAATCTGTGCACAGGGTCCTTCTTTGCCGGCCGAGCCACCTCCGGCAAGCGTAATGACCGTGGCAACCAGTTTTACCGGCACAACCATGAGGGGGATCTTGCCCATCCGCTTGTGAACTGCTTCAATGACCTTCTCGGTCCCGTGACCGGCGGCATCGGGGGCAAGCCAGGAGACCAGGGCACTGCTCACCACCAGCGTAACCGGCAGCAGCAGATAATAATCCGGGTATCTGGCAATTTGGCCCGTCGTCCAGGCGAGTGAGCGGAGGAACGCGGCAGTGCCAAAACCTACCAAAACCCCGACAATGGAGGCATAACACGTCCACTTGATGACACTGGCAAGCAAGGTGAGCTGTTCGACAAATTTTCTCTGCATGAGTTAGTCCGCGATACTGGAATAGGTGGCGATACCGCTCCACCGCGCGCATAATACACTGATGGAGCGGCTTAAGGAAAGCTATTCCGTCGCGATCACAAACTCATCCCGCCGGTTTTTCGCCCAGGAAGCCTCGTCGTGCCCAAGGGCAACGGGCTTTTCCTTGCCGTAACTGATAACGGACAACCGACTTTCAGGGATTCCCAATGTCACCAGGTACTGCATGGCAGCCTTGGCCCGCTTCTCACCGAGGGCAAGATTGTATTGTTCCGAGCCACGTTCGTCGCAATGTCCCTCGATCCTGACGACAGCAGCAGGCTCTGTCTTCAGATTTCCGGCGTTCTTCAGGAGCGTATCGCGGGACTTTGTTGAAAGCGTATATTTGTCGAAATCGAAGTAGATCTCGTCCAAAGCGGTCCTCAATTCAGCCGCGTTCGAGATCGGCGCCAACGCCTCAGACGCAGTGCTTTCCTGTATCGATGACTGACTGATCGGCTTTTCGCTTACCTGTTCCGTCTTGATCGGAGCGCCCCCACCCGCAGCAGTAGCAGCGACCGACTCATCCTTCTTGACGATCTCATTTTTGGCACAGCCGCCTGCAACGAACATGACACATCCCAATACCAGACCCAAACCGACCACATGTCTCTTCATGTCTGCCTCCTTTGCCTTGATAACCCGACGTGGAATGCTCTACACAATCGAACCGGTCAAAACGAA of Geobacter sp. contains these proteins:
- a CDS encoding voltage-gated chloride channel encodes the protein MQRKFVEQLTLLASVIKWTCYASIVGVLVGFGTAAFLRSLAWTTGQIARYPDYYLLLPVTLVVSSALVSWLAPDAAGHGTEKVIEAVHKRMGKIPLMVVPVKLVATVITLAGGGSAGKEGPCAQIGAGLASAFGGLLRLEDVDRRKLVICGISAGFATVFGTPIAGALFGVEVLVLGQVMYDVLFPSFVAGIIGFHVASQLGVDYPHLSAKIVPDLTSWSFAEMLMLGIWCGLIALVFIELMQLSHRLFSRLPWHSSVKALFGGGLLVVIGKMVSVRYLGLGIDSIEASLNGTVLPAGASLMKAIATAITLGCGGSGGVVTPIFFIGSAAGNLFASLFHEPLVATFSAIGMVALLAGAANTPIAASVMAMELFGAGIAPHAAVACMVSFLIVGYRSIYPSQVLGMQKSTSLKVKTGRPLAEFEPAMINHRGTSLLGLMSKGYRLVRREREDRKHDHE
- the pal gene encoding peptidoglycan-associated lipoprotein Pal — encoded protein: MKRHVVGLGLVLGCVMFVAGGCAKNEIVKKDESVAATAAGGGAPIKTEQVSEKPISQSSIQESTASEALAPISNAAELRTALDEIYFDFDKYTLSTKSRDTLLKNAGNLKTEPAAVVRIEGHCDERGSEQYNLALGEKRAKAAMQYLVTLGIPESRLSVISYGKEKPVALGHDEASWAKNRRDEFVIATE